In the genome of Ignavibacteriales bacterium, one region contains:
- a CDS encoding response regulator, producing the protein MLDKLISKYALKELLEIDSLPIALADKNQKFIWFNKSFKERVSADRLKGKSITSVFGFIPQETLKELTKSKSLIIQNPANSQTLNLTVLKSTKSIDGYFIKFISVGDSAATQNEQNELLQLNLQFQKELHDILNMLAKEKSLNTIAEEILQRSIKISNSNIGLMVFYNESKKYDFVYPSPVEKTGLSPDAEKEVLSSLSFINKWLSINHRSLSALNQRNNIGFNLARVLQCESLIISPCFFDGSLLAVIIVGKKNTSYSALEINILEQYASLLAFGTGSIRSRELNTALESRLLQSQKLETIGKLSSGMAHDFSNLLSSIFGSLNLLKKRVPENDNILRLLDNIENCSIRAKDLTKGLLSYGKPTPKRKELVKPLTLLSEIEKVITQTFPKNIVFKSSIDESLYDILGNGTEIYQVLLNLCVNAKEAIEGSGVITLTSRNITINEKNIIRFPLFEKGNYVCFSVNDTGSGISEENVQKIFDPYFSTKEKETGSGLGLYVTYGIIKAHKGYIDVESSKENGTTFNVYIPAYEPAAIESGYPSDKIILLADDEIMLRDLLAELLESNGYNVIRVSSSAEVLKVLTEEIKVDMVIIDYNMPGGMNGLDCVARIRELNLDMPIILSTGSLLFDEDFDVNKMGISNMLPKPYEFDTMLTTIKKLI; encoded by the coding sequence ATGCTTGATAAACTGATTTCTAAATATGCTCTCAAAGAGCTTTTAGAAATTGATTCTCTTCCTATAGCTTTGGCTGATAAAAATCAGAAGTTTATCTGGTTCAATAAAAGTTTTAAGGAAAGAGTATCTGCTGACAGGTTAAAAGGGAAATCAATCACATCTGTGTTTGGTTTTATTCCGCAGGAAACTCTGAAAGAACTTACCAAATCAAAATCACTTATAATACAGAATCCTGCAAATAGTCAGACGCTAAACCTGACTGTTCTTAAATCGACAAAATCAATTGATGGTTATTTTATTAAGTTCATTTCTGTTGGTGATTCAGCAGCGACACAAAATGAGCAGAATGAATTACTGCAATTGAACCTTCAGTTCCAGAAGGAATTGCATGATATTCTTAATATGCTTGCAAAAGAAAAATCACTGAATACCATCGCCGAAGAAATTTTACAACGAAGTATTAAAATCAGTAATAGTAATATCGGTTTAATGGTTTTTTATAATGAATCAAAAAAATATGATTTCGTTTATCCATCTCCTGTAGAAAAAACAGGATTATCCCCGGATGCGGAAAAAGAAGTTTTATCCAGTCTTTCATTTATTAACAAATGGTTGTCGATAAATCATCGTTCACTTTCAGCACTAAACCAGAGAAACAATATAGGTTTTAACCTTGCACGAGTATTACAATGTGAGTCGCTGATTATTTCCCCTTGTTTTTTTGATGGATCGTTGCTTGCGGTAATTATAGTCGGTAAAAAAAACACAAGTTACTCTGCACTTGAAATAAATATCCTTGAACAATATGCTTCATTACTGGCATTTGGAACGGGCAGTATAAGATCACGCGAACTTAATACAGCGCTTGAGAGCAGACTTCTTCAATCTCAAAAACTTGAAACTATAGGTAAACTCTCAAGTGGAATGGCACATGACTTCAGTAACCTGTTATCAAGTATCTTCGGAAGTTTAAACCTTCTTAAAAAAAGAGTACCGGAGAATGATAATATATTACGACTGCTTGATAATATAGAGAACTGTTCTATCCGTGCTAAAGACTTGACGAAAGGATTATTATCATACGGCAAACCGACTCCTAAAAGAAAAGAGCTTGTAAAACCTTTAACTCTTTTAAGTGAAATTGAAAAAGTAATAACACAAACTTTCCCAAAGAATATTGTGTTTAAATCCTCGATTGATGAATCACTTTATGATATCCTTGGTAACGGGACAGAAATATACCAGGTGCTTTTAAATCTTTGTGTAAATGCTAAAGAAGCAATTGAAGGCAGCGGAGTAATCACTTTAACTTCCAGGAATATCACCATCAATGAAAAAAACATTATCAGATTCCCCTTGTTTGAGAAAGGGAACTATGTTTGTTTCTCGGTCAATGATACTGGTTCAGGTATAAGTGAAGAAAATGTACAGAAGATTTTTGATCCGTATTTTTCAACTAAGGAAAAGGAAACCGGGTCAGGGCTTGGACTATATGTTACTTATGGAATAATTAAAGCGCATAAAGGATACATTGATGTTGAAAGTTCAAAAGAAAATGGGACTACTTTCAATGTTTATATTCCTGCTTACGAACCAGCTGCAATTGAAAGTGGTTATCCGTCAGATAAGATTATACTTCTAGCAGATGATGAGATTATGCTTCGTGACCTTTTAGCAGAACTACTTGAATCGAACGGATATAATGTAATACGTGTTTCATCAAGTGCTGAAGTGTTAAAAGTACTTACGGAAGAAATAAAAGTTGATATGGTTATTATTGACTATAACATGCCGGGCGGAATGAACGGACTTGACTGTGTTGCAAGAATAAGAGAGCTGAATCTTGATATGCCGATTATTCTGTCAACAGGCAGTCTTTTATTCGATGAAGATTTTGATGTGAACAAGATGGGAATTAGTAATATGCTTCCCAAGCCTTATGAATTTGATACGATGTTAACCACAATAAAAAAACTGATCTGA
- a CDS encoding T9SS type A sorting domain-containing protein, with protein sequence MAKGYSKPVLPFTVLLLILSSTFLLYAYSTGVTGETRKNGNGCFCHAVDPTLSVNVVISGPTQVQINSVNTYTVTISGGPLVRGGTNIAALTGSLANINSDLQIIGDELTHVSPKSPSGGSVTFQFQYTAPGTQGFDTLFANGNSVNFNGFNDGDQWNFADNFAVQVMTIVPVELTNFSASINGRSILLRWTTGSEINNKGFEVERQIVSSGEIESDWINIALIEGAGNSTSENRYTFEDKNLNTATYRYRLKQTDFDGSFTYYNLAGEYEVKGPESFVLDQNFPNPFNPSTTIGYYIDSPGFVELKIFNTLGKEVGVLKSGYVSEGYQSLAFDGSALSSGVYYYQLKIQKESGSQPVLSEVKKMVLMK encoded by the coding sequence ATGGCAAAAGGTTACTCTAAACCCGTGCTTCCATTCACAGTTCTGCTTCTCATACTTAGTTCTACGTTTTTGTTATATGCTTACTCTACAGGAGTTACCGGGGAGACCAGGAAAAATGGTAATGGATGTTTTTGTCATGCAGTTGATCCAACTTTAAGTGTCAATGTTGTTATAAGTGGTCCAACGCAGGTTCAAATAAATAGTGTTAATACGTACACTGTGACAATAAGCGGCGGACCATTAGTGCGAGGCGGTACAAACATTGCCGCATTGACAGGCTCGCTTGCAAACATCAATTCCGATCTGCAAATCATAGGTGATGAACTAACACATGTTTCGCCTAAATCACCTTCCGGCGGATCAGTTACTTTTCAGTTTCAATACACCGCACCCGGTACACAAGGTTTCGATACATTATTCGCTAACGGAAACAGTGTAAACTTTAATGGATTTAATGATGGCGATCAGTGGAACTTTGCTGATAATTTTGCTGTGCAGGTGATGACAATTGTTCCGGTTGAATTGACAAATTTTTCTGCCTCGATAAACGGAAGATCAATTTTGTTGAGATGGACTACCGGCAGTGAAATTAATAACAAAGGATTTGAAGTAGAAAGACAAATTGTATCTTCAGGTGAAATCGAAAGTGATTGGATAAATATTGCTTTGATTGAAGGTGCCGGAAATTCAACATCAGAAAACCGGTACACATTTGAAGATAAAAATTTGAATACAGCGACTTACAGGTACAGGTTAAAGCAAACCGATTTTGATGGTTCATTTACTTACTATAATCTTGCCGGTGAATATGAGGTTAAAGGACCTGAGTCATTTGTTCTGGATCAGAATTTCCCGAATCCATTTAATCCTTCAACAACAATTGGCTACTACATTGATTCACCGGGATTTGTAGAGTTAAAAATATTCAACACTCTTGGTAAGGAAGTTGGAGTTCTGAAAAGCGGTTATGTTAGTGAAGGTTATCAGTCACTTGCGTTTG
- the tadA gene encoding Flp pilus assembly complex ATPase component TadA, producing MSFTEEKNIVSNFAKTIPQSLFGPDRVHYLLENIETMQAESKLVLRNLFNKLLTSMIERDASDIEIGGAGCGDFIWMRIFGKKERVKDLPQFTADEAAVLIINLLNGNQRKFLWENKNLDFSYTYFYERKKAFVRFRADAYFDLDTLALNMRAINAVIRPMDSLGFHPNAVKVMSHAYIKFGLSLVTGITGSGKSTTLDTFIDHHNKFDPAHIIIIASPVEYVHTSNVSIIKHREIGRDVMSFKEGVIQSLRQDPDIIVVGEMRDPETIMATLEVTDTGHKVFSTLHTSSASESLDRIIAEVHPNEQERVRNRLADVLTSVVSQKLVPSLDGKRVMAKEVLIVNPNVKAAIKNNNISEIYMMINQGGPSGMITMEQDLKRLYMEKKISLENCIAYANNKTRIQQLLTAA from the coding sequence GTGAGTTTCACCGAAGAAAAAAATATTGTAAGCAATTTTGCAAAAACAATTCCCCAATCATTGTTTGGACCAGACAGGGTTCATTATCTGCTTGAGAACATTGAAACAATGCAGGCAGAATCAAAACTTGTATTGAGAAATCTTTTTAATAAACTTCTTACAAGTATGATCGAACGCGATGCATCCGATATTGAAATTGGCGGTGCAGGATGCGGTGATTTTATATGGATGAGAATTTTTGGTAAGAAAGAAAGAGTTAAAGACCTTCCTCAGTTTACTGCAGATGAAGCTGCAGTCCTGATTATTAATCTTTTAAATGGTAATCAAAGAAAGTTTTTGTGGGAAAATAAAAATCTCGATTTCAGTTATACTTATTTTTATGAGCGTAAAAAAGCTTTCGTAAGGTTCAGAGCTGATGCATATTTTGATCTCGACACATTAGCATTGAATATGAGAGCCATCAATGCAGTGATAAGACCTATGGACTCACTGGGCTTTCATCCTAACGCTGTAAAAGTAATGAGTCATGCTTATATAAAATTCGGTTTGTCATTAGTTACGGGAATCACAGGTTCCGGTAAATCCACAACACTTGATACATTCATTGATCACCATAACAAATTTGATCCCGCGCATATAATCATCATTGCCTCTCCTGTTGAGTACGTTCATACTTCTAACGTATCGATCATTAAACACAGGGAGATAGGTCGTGATGTAATGTCTTTTAAAGAAGGTGTTATTCAGTCATTGCGTCAGGATCCTGATATTATAGTCGTAGGAGAAATGAGAGATCCGGAAACCATAATGGCAACACTTGAAGTAACTGATACCGGACATAAAGTTTTCTCAACTCTTCACACATCATCAGCATCAGAATCACTTGATCGTATAATAGCTGAAGTGCATCCTAATGAACAGGAACGTGTTCGTAACAGGCTTGCTGATGTATTAACATCTGTGGTATCGCAAAAATTGGTTCCAAGCCTGGATGGTAAACGAGTGATGGCAAAAGAAGTCCTTATAGTAAATCCGAATGTTAAGGCTGCTATAAAGAATAATAATATCAGTGAAATTTATATGATGATTAATCAGGGCGGTCCCAGCGGTATGATAACTATGGAACAGGATTTAAAACGCCTTTATATGGAAAAGAAAATTTCACTTGAGAACTGCATTGCTTATGCAAATAATAAAACAAGAATTCAACAACTATTAACGGCTGCTTAA
- a CDS encoding response regulator translates to MKLSYRIIFINFAIVVLVIASSAVGFYSIMYNALTSQQSRHLLNAANNFIYTYREFLEDVQGEYYLIKKDLISDYTFTEDRLGKNLDFVLQVHNDESNLLYDRVHKDFIIIPSGKFSIEDFILNNPYAIVQIDTLEKGNTFYYGKLFSSEIIHLFARRINVELALVWNGIPSEISNPAVNQRYFYALNEASIALQNKKNYDLFASETESTDILATIYKPSYEFVNENNFKFLLFSTLNEAADLRSNLKDILIIIGLASVTISLILTYIFTSRIRKQVGLLSKATEITSEGHFKSKITLKSNDEIGQLADAFNTMIDEIEKNQKAKKEYAEFIALINQNPTLKEIGEATLSKIIKICGFTVGALYLVESESVSLISSFGLNENISLGEKSEFYQSVIKKKETLEIISGGNLPVISTGLVAIEIKYLLLVPVLYNNRVIALLELASIDKPTPEAREYLVKIQDQLAVGLMNATTLRQLEDLVKELKQLNEDYQKQNLQVKKQNDALLELHTQLKEKADELEIQKERAEESTRVKSQFLASMSHELRTPMNSILGLTELILQKGILRDNDKERLEVVFKNGKRLMNLINDILDLSKIEAGKMELHFEDVVLDDMINDIEVYIKPLLLNKSIEFKTVKEINTSILIKTDRSKVTQVMVNLLSNAIKFTERGFVEFKISTDEKQQLEFMVSDSGIGISEEDQKIIFEEFRQIDGTTTRKYSGTGLGLNISRKIAALLSGSISVKSQPSIGSSFIFSIPFTLIKELPRVEVAKVNPAVLKQNRLNPVLVIDDDAEVRYTIGQYLSTRGYEVIYAEDGQRGIEKAVRFQPFAITLDIMLPGKDGWNILKALKENSQTKDIPVIMVSILADQNLGYGLGAFDYFVKPVSANQLLSAFDKLEGMTDRRIEKIVLVDDEEFEFDLIKNAFKDQNIRIHYIKDSEIAFSKIREIQPDLAIIDLFMPKIDGINLSQKLKSHKETKHIPIIINTERDLTEDEEIKLQAIVEDITIKTRSHPLDVLKIVRDRINQQEEYYHHIGIDIDSNSNEVVKSPDTEINEEYLGDVFIIDDDPDTLFTLNEIVQECGCKTILGKSGKDCLSLLQQKIPDLILLDIMMPEMDGFQTITKIRENPEWKDIPVFAVTAKAMAGDKEIILKHGFDDYINKPVDANAMAFKIERTIKQKNS, encoded by the coding sequence ATGAAATTAAGTTACCGGATTATCTTTATAAACTTCGCAATTGTGGTATTGGTAATTGCCAGCTCTGCTGTTGGCTTTTACTCAATAATGTATAATGCTTTAACCTCTCAGCAATCCCGCCATTTATTAAACGCCGCAAATAATTTTATCTATACTTACCGTGAATTTCTTGAAGATGTTCAGGGTGAATACTATCTGATAAAGAAAGATCTTATCTCTGATTATACTTTTACTGAGGACAGACTCGGCAAGAACCTTGACTTTGTTTTACAGGTTCATAATGATGAGAGTAATCTGCTTTATGACAGAGTGCACAAAGATTTTATTATTATACCTTCAGGCAAGTTTAGTATAGAAGATTTTATACTCAATAATCCTTATGCAATAGTACAGATAGACACTCTCGAAAAAGGAAATACTTTTTACTACGGAAAATTATTCTCATCGGAAATAATTCATTTGTTTGCAAGAAGAATAAATGTTGAACTGGCATTAGTATGGAACGGAATCCCTTCGGAAATTTCCAACCCGGCAGTTAATCAGCGGTATTTTTATGCTTTGAATGAAGCATCAATAGCTCTTCAGAACAAAAAAAATTATGATCTGTTTGCCAGTGAAACTGAATCAACAGATATACTCGCAACCATTTATAAACCTTCTTACGAATTTGTGAATGAAAACAATTTTAAGTTTCTGTTGTTTTCAACACTTAATGAAGCGGCTGATCTTCGGTCAAACCTGAAGGATATTCTTATCATAATTGGTCTCGCTTCAGTTACTATTTCACTGATCCTTACATATATATTCACCAGCCGTATTCGTAAACAGGTAGGACTGTTAAGCAAGGCAACCGAAATTACCAGCGAAGGACATTTCAAAAGTAAGATAACATTAAAGAGTAATGATGAGATAGGTCAGCTTGCCGATGCATTCAATACAATGATTGATGAGATCGAAAAAAATCAGAAAGCCAAAAAAGAATATGCGGAGTTCATTGCTTTAATAAATCAAAACCCGACTTTAAAAGAAATAGGCGAAGCGACTCTGAGTAAGATCATAAAAATTTGCGGGTTCACAGTCGGTGCTCTGTATCTTGTTGAAAGCGAATCAGTATCACTCATAAGCTCTTTCGGTTTAAATGAAAATATTTCTTTGGGTGAGAAGAGTGAGTTTTACCAATCAGTTATAAAAAAGAAAGAAACGCTGGAAATAATTTCAGGAGGTAACCTTCCGGTTATTTCTACAGGACTCGTAGCAATAGAAATAAAATATCTTCTGCTCGTTCCGGTTCTTTATAACAACAGGGTCATAGCATTGCTTGAGCTTGCATCAATTGACAAACCGACACCGGAAGCCAGGGAGTATCTTGTAAAAATACAGGACCAACTTGCAGTTGGATTAATGAACGCGACAACGCTTAGACAGTTGGAAGATCTCGTTAAGGAATTAAAGCAACTGAATGAAGATTATCAGAAACAAAACCTGCAGGTTAAAAAACAGAATGACGCTCTGCTTGAACTGCATACACAGTTAAAAGAAAAAGCCGATGAACTTGAAATACAGAAGGAACGTGCTGAAGAATCGACAAGAGTTAAATCGCAATTCCTCGCAAGTATGTCTCACGAGTTAAGAACCCCGATGAATTCAATTCTTGGGCTTACTGAATTAATACTTCAAAAAGGTATACTTAGAGATAATGATAAAGAACGCCTTGAAGTTGTTTTTAAAAACGGCAAAAGGCTGATGAATCTCATCAACGATATTCTTGATCTGTCAAAGATTGAAGCAGGCAAAATGGAACTTCACTTTGAAGATGTAGTTCTTGATGATATGATAAATGATATTGAAGTGTATATAAAACCTTTGCTGCTGAATAAATCAATTGAGTTTAAAACAGTTAAAGAAATAAACACAAGCATTCTAATTAAAACAGACAGATCTAAAGTTACCCAGGTGATGGTTAATCTTTTAAGTAATGCTATAAAGTTTACCGAGAGAGGATTTGTTGAATTCAAAATTTCAACTGATGAAAAACAGCAACTTGAATTTATGGTTTCCGATTCAGGAATAGGTATATCGGAAGAAGATCAGAAAATTATTTTTGAGGAATTCAGACAGATTGATGGCACTACAACACGCAAATACAGCGGCACAGGATTAGGACTTAATATCTCAAGGAAAATTGCAGCACTGCTTTCAGGCTCAATATCTGTCAAAAGCCAGCCATCAATTGGTTCATCATTTATATTTTCTATCCCGTTTACATTGATTAAAGAACTGCCAAGAGTTGAAGTCGCGAAAGTAAATCCGGCAGTTCTAAAGCAGAATCGTCTCAACCCTGTGCTTGTAATTGATGATGATGCTGAAGTTCGTTATACAATTGGTCAATATCTTTCAACAAGAGGTTACGAAGTAATTTACGCGGAAGATGGACAAAGAGGTATTGAAAAGGCTGTAAGGTTTCAGCCATTTGCCATTACATTGGATATTATGCTTCCCGGGAAAGACGGTTGGAATATTCTGAAAGCACTTAAAGAAAACTCTCAAACAAAGGATATCCCTGTGATCATGGTATCAATTCTTGCTGACCAGAATCTTGGTTACGGGCTTGGTGCTTTTGATTACTTTGTCAAGCCTGTATCCGCAAACCAGCTTCTCTCAGCTTTCGATAAGCTTGAAGGAATGACCGACAGGAGAATAGAAAAAATAGTTTTAGTCGATGATGAAGAGTTTGAGTTTGATTTGATCAAGAATGCGTTCAAAGATCAGAACATCAGGATACATTATATAAAAGATAGTGAGATTGCATTCAGCAAAATCAGAGAGATTCAACCCGACCTTGCAATCATTGATTTGTTTATGCCTAAAATAGATGGGATAAATCTTTCACAAAAACTGAAGTCTCACAAGGAAACAAAACACATCCCTATCATTATCAATACAGAGCGCGACTTAACTGAGGATGAAGAAATAAAATTACAGGCGATAGTAGAAGATATTACCATCAAAACACGAAGTCATCCTCTTGATGTGCTGAAAATCGTAAGAGATAGAATCAATCAGCAGGAAGAATACTATCATCACATCGGCATTGATATTGATAGTAATTCAAATGAAGTTGTTAAGTCACCTGATACGGAAATAAATGAAGAATATTTAGGTGATGTTTTTATTATTGATGATGATCCGGACACTCTGTTCACGTTGAATGAAATTGTTCAGGAATGCGGATGTAAAACTATCCTCGGGAAAAGTGGTAAAGATTGTTTATCACTGCTTCAGCAAAAAATACCTGATCTTATTTTACTCGATATTATGATGCCAGAGATGGATGGATTTCAAACTATAACCAAAATTCGTGAAAACCCGGAATGGAAGGACATACCGGTTTTCGCAGTGACGGCAAAAGCAATGGCTGGTGATAAAGAGATCATCCTTAAACATGGATTTGATGACTATATAAATAAGCCGGTCGACGCTAATGCAATGGCATTTAAAATTGAAAGAACTATTAAGCAAAAAAACAGCTAA
- a CDS encoding response regulator, whose translation MESILIVDDDLSLCSVLKEELAEVGYEAEFVNSGDAAFNYLNQNKVDLLLLDLKMPEKDGFDVLKELSQKHLNTKIIVLTAYADVKSAIDSAKMGASDFISKPYDFDELLITIRKVLQRDT comes from the coding sequence ATGGAATCAATTCTTATTGTTGATGATGATTTAAGCCTTTGTTCGGTATTAAAAGAAGAATTGGCTGAGGTCGGCTACGAAGCTGAGTTTGTAAATTCAGGTGATGCAGCATTTAATTACCTGAATCAGAATAAAGTCGATCTCCTTCTTCTTGATCTTAAAATGCCGGAGAAGGATGGCTTTGACGTTCTGAAAGAACTATCACAAAAACACTTGAACACAAAAATAATTGTACTTACAGCTTATGCTGATGTTAAAAGTGCAATTGATTCGGCAAAAATGGGGGCGAGTGATTTTATCAGTAAGCCGTATGATTTTGATGAATTGTTAATTACGATAAGAAAAGTTTTGCAAAGAGATACATGA
- a CDS encoding response regulator — protein sequence MEKILVIDDLPENVFLLQDRLEHEGYEVLTAYDGKTGINKAITDLPDLVLLDVIMPDMSGFEVCRTLTNYPATSKIPVILVTAKAGADDTKEGLEAGAFDYIKKPFDKVELLARVRSALKLSEAHKMVLEAEQRNTFAATVVTANHKIKQPLTLMSLSLAAIKRELNKEEISKEALLKRLEYIDTAISEITSVLNQLNAMKSPIFSDYVKNIKMIEFDKGSAAAE from the coding sequence ATGGAAAAAATTTTAGTAATAGATGACCTTCCGGAAAATGTTTTTCTGTTACAGGACAGATTAGAACATGAAGGTTATGAAGTATTAACTGCATACGACGGTAAAACAGGAATCAACAAAGCAATAACAGATCTGCCTGACCTTGTTTTACTCGACGTTATTATGCCCGATATGTCAGGCTTTGAAGTATGCAGAACACTTACAAACTATCCGGCAACATCCAAAATTCCGGTTATACTTGTAACGGCAAAAGCAGGTGCCGATGATACAAAAGAAGGGCTGGAGGCTGGTGCATTTGATTACATAAAAAAACCATTCGATAAGGTGGAGCTCCTGGCGCGTGTCCGTTCAGCACTAAAACTATCAGAGGCACATAAAATGGTACTTGAAGCCGAACAGAGAAATACATTCGCGGCAACTGTTGTAACCGCAAATCATAAAATCAAACAACCGCTCACGTTAATGAGCCTTTCTCTTGCTGCTATAAAACGTGAATTGAATAAGGAAGAAATTTCAAAAGAAGCACTTCTTAAACGACTTGAATATATTGATACCGCAATCAGTGAAATAACAAGTGTGTTAAATCAGCTGAACGCGATGAAAAGTCCTATCTTTTCTGACTATGTTAAAAATATAAAGATGATTGAATTCGATAAGGGAAGTGCTGCCGCGGAATAA
- a CDS encoding sigma-54-dependent Fis family transcriptional regulator, with amino-acid sequence MIKNSKILVCDDDETLCYLLKEQLLEEGFSVDTVYDGGFAIEALKRKNYDTLLLDLNMKEVSGEEVLKFAAEYNSSTQVIILSAQSEIKKAIECIKLGAYDFITKPYIFDELLLTIQRALEHKELVVKTTILANQVNKKQSNSIIGKSIELQRVINLANKSATSDSNILIEGETGTGKELLAEYIHKHSSRAENPFVVINCASLPDQLIESELFGHEKGAFTDAKSTKQGLVEIAHGGTLFLDEIGELSLALQPKLLRFLENGEYRRIGGVTNLTSNVRVIGATNRNLLEEADNKNFRKDLLFRLNVITLTIPPLRDRKEDIILLATHFLESKSPVRAPKKLSQQAEDLLQNYNFTGNIRELDHIIERAIIFSEGEYIRPEDLNLPNFTVQGKFKSQPDYSSPPENILSMDDLERWHIERVLKVNRWDRTQTASQLGISPKTLYTKIKKYAIRQD; translated from the coding sequence ATGATAAAAAATTCAAAAATTCTTGTTTGTGACGACGACGAAACCCTTTGTTATCTTTTAAAAGAACAACTCCTGGAGGAAGGATTTTCAGTCGATACTGTTTATGACGGCGGTTTTGCAATTGAAGCATTAAAAAGAAAAAATTATGATACTTTGCTTCTTGATCTGAATATGAAAGAAGTTTCAGGTGAAGAGGTTTTGAAATTCGCCGCTGAGTATAATTCATCAACTCAGGTGATAATTTTATCAGCACAATCAGAAATTAAAAAAGCTATTGAGTGCATTAAACTAGGGGCTTATGATTTCATTACCAAACCTTACATTTTTGATGAACTGTTACTTACAATTCAAAGAGCTTTGGAACATAAAGAGTTAGTCGTAAAAACAACCATCCTTGCAAACCAGGTAAATAAGAAACAATCAAATAGCATAATTGGAAAAAGTATTGAATTACAAAGAGTAATTAATCTTGCAAACAAATCTGCTACTTCTGACTCTAACATCCTGATTGAAGGTGAAACCGGTACAGGAAAAGAATTACTGGCTGAATATATTCATAAACATTCATCGCGCGCGGAGAATCCATTCGTCGTAATTAACTGTGCTTCTTTACCTGATCAATTAATAGAGAGTGAATTATTCGGGCATGAAAAAGGAGCATTTACGGATGCAAAATCAACCAAACAGGGATTAGTTGAAATAGCACATGGCGGCACTTTGTTTCTTGATGAAATTGGAGAATTGAGTCTTGCCTTACAACCTAAACTTTTAAGATTTTTGGAGAATGGTGAATACCGTCGAATTGGCGGAGTAACAAATCTAACATCTAATGTAAGAGTGATCGGTGCTACAAACCGTAATCTGCTTGAAGAAGCGGACAATAAAAATTTTAGAAAAGATCTATTGTTCAGGTTAAATGTTATCACACTTACTATACCTCCTTTGCGTGACCGTAAGGAAGATATTATTCTGCTTGCAACTCATTTTCTTGAAAGTAAATCTCCTGTACGTGCCCCAAAGAAACTTTCACAGCAGGCGGAAGATTTATTACAGAATTATAATTTTACAGGAAATATCAGAGAGCTTGATCATATAATTGAGAGAGCAATAATTTTTTCTGAGGGGGAATATATCAGACCAGAAGATTTAAATCTTCCAAATTTTACCGTACAGGGTAAGTTCAAGTCACAACCAGATTATTCATCTCCTCCTGAAAACATCTTAAGTATGGATGACCTGGAGCGATGGCATATTGAACGGGTACTAAAAGTTAACCGTTGGGACAGAACCCAAACCGCCAGCCAGTTAGGTATAAGCCCCAAAACACTTTATACAAAAATTAAGAAGTACGCAATCAGACAGGACTAA